The Streptomyces uncialis genomic interval GCGCGCCGCAGCCCGTCCCCGACCACCTGGAGCGCGGGCTTGTCGACGCCCGGGTGCCCGTCACCGGTCAGGACCGTCGGACGGTCGCGCAGCGACGGGTCGCCCGACAGCGGCAGCAGCGTCTCCGGTCCGCCGGACACCACGGCCGTGTCGGCGGCGGCGTAGATCCCCGCCTGGCCGGGCCGCTTCGTACCGGCCGCCGGCTCGTAGATCTCCACCGCGCGCTGCTGGGCGAACAGCCCCTCGACCTGGAGGGGGGTGTCGTCCGCGATCCGCCCGCCGGTCATCACCGGGCCGAAGCCCTCGACGCGCTCGTACCCGGACTGCTCCAGGGTCCGCTTCACCGTCGTCGTCGGGACGTATCCGATCTGGTCGGGGTCCAGGTCGTTGCGGACGACGACATGGTGCAGCCCCGCCCGGCTCAGGAAGTCCCGCAGCCCCGGTACCTCGGCACCGGTCAGCAGCGCCTGCTCCACGGCGTCCATCGCCCGCCGGTTGCCCGCCGTCCCGAACGGGACGTAGTCGCGCTGCGCCCAGCGGGACTTGGCGAGCACGTCCAGCGGCTGGTCGATGGGGGAGCCCCACGTGTAGACGCCGTGCGCGGTCGCGGGCACCACCAGCGCCCGGCTGTCCGGGGTGTTCTTCTCCAGCCAGCCCGCCGTGGTCTCCCAGTAATCGGGCAGCTTCTGGAACGAACCCGGCTGGAGGATCGAGCCGTTGACGTACGGCAGCGCGAGACCCGGCACCACGAGCACCGCGGCGACCGCGGGCGCCCAGCGGCGGCCCCGCACCGGCCGCGCCCCGTGCTCACGCACCGCGACGGCCAGCAGATGCGTCAGACCCAGCACCAGCGCGAGCGCGAGGCCCGTCTGGAACTTGTAGATGTTGCGGAACGGCACCAGCACACCGTCCAGCAGATCCTGCACGAAGCCGTGGAACGGACCGCCGAACGTGCCGCCGTACCCGGCCAGGGTCAGCAGCGCCACCGTCAGCACCGTCAGCGTCAGCCAGCGCCGCTCCGGCACGTCCCGGCGGGCCAGCCCCGCGAGACCCAGCGCGGCGGCGACCGCCGACGCCACGATCACCAGCACCGACGACGCGACACTCCACCCGGCGGGCAGCCACGGCTCACCGAAGTTCAGATACGCGACCCAGTTCCCGGCGCCGCGCAGCGCCTCCGTCGCGGCCATCGTGTCGGTGGTGACCCGGGAGGTCTCCACGTACGGCAGGAAGTTCTCGCCGTACACCCCGAGCAGCAGCAGCGGGACCACCCACCACAGGGTCGCCAGCAGCACCCCCGGCACCCACCACAGGATCAGCGCCCGCCGCCGCGGACCGCGCGGCCGGGTCAGCAGATACAGCGCCACCGGCAGCAGCGACGCCAGCGTCGACGCCGCGTTCACCCCGCCCATGCACACCACGAGCAGCGCGGAACGCAAGGCCGCGACCCGCGCGCTGTACCGGTCGTCGACCAGCGGCAGCAGCACCCACGGCAGCAGCGCGCCGGGCAGCGCCGCCGCCGACGTGGAACCGACGACGATCGTGTACGTCGGCCACAGCGCGTACACCGCCGCGCCCAGCAGCCGCGTCGAGCGGTTGCCCACGGCGAGGCGTTCCATGAGCCGCAGCGCGCCCCAGAACGCGGCCGTCACCACGATCGACAGCCACAGCCGCTCCGCGAGCCACACCGGGAGCTGCGCCAGATCGGCGAGCCCGTAGTAGGGGAGCATCGGGAACGCGTAGCCGATGTACTGGTCGGTGAGCGTGCCGAAGCCCGCCCGGTCCTGCCACAACTGGCCGAGGTCGCCGAGGAACTGCCAGGGGTCGACCGTGACCCCGAGCTTGGTGTCGAACGTCATCCGTCCTGGTGACACCACCAGGAACAGCGTGAACACCACGGCCCAGAAACCGGCGAGCCACCGGCGCGACCGGGGCACCCCGGGAGGGCCTTCGGTGGTGCTGGTGGTGCGCGGGGCGGCCGGAGGGGGAGCCTGGGCCGCCGGGGCCGTACTGGTCATGGACACCGCCTGAGGATGAGGAGAAGGTTCCAGGTGGCGAATTCCCGCAGGCCCGGCACCCGGGTCACCGCACCGGCCAGGAACGGCCAGTAGCGGGACCGGGCGGACACCACGGTGACATCGGTCCGCGCCCTCACCTGGCGCAGCGTCGGACCTACGTGCACGGCGAAGAGGTTCTCGCCGAGGATGTGCTTGGCGGGGCGGCCGGAGCGCCGCTCGTAGCGGTCCCGCGCCCGGCGGGCGCCCAGATAGTGCCAGGGCGCCCCCTCGTGACCGCCCCACGGGGAGAGCCAGTTGGTGAACGAGACATAGATCAGCCCGCCGGGGCGGGTGACGCGGACCATCTCACTGAGGAAGGTCTGCGGATCGTCCACGTGCTCCAGGACGTTCGAGGAGAAACACACATCGGCGGTGCCGTCCGCGAGCGGCAGCAGATAGCCGTCCGCGACGACCGCGCCCTCGGGCGGGGAGCCGCCCAGTTCCCGGGGGTCCGGCTCGAACAGCGCCGCACACGCGCCGCGCCGCCGGAACTCCCGGGTGAAGTACCCGCCGCCACCGCCGATGTCGACGACGGTCCGCCCGTCGAGCGGCCCGCCGTACGCCTCGACCTGGTCGGCGGCGTCCTGGGCGAGCAGGGTGTAGCACGC includes:
- a CDS encoding class I SAM-dependent methyltransferase, translated to MQAPGPRVGRTGAGRPPARPADGPRRPWRKDPSFRRSAALFRAFLREQDDPEACYTLLAQDAADQVEAYGGPLDGRTVVDIGGGGGYFTREFRRRGACAALFEPDPRELGGSPPEGAVVADGYLLPLADGTADVCFSSNVLEHVDDPQTFLSEMVRVTRPGGLIYVSFTNWLSPWGGHEGAPWHYLGARRARDRYERRSGRPAKHILGENLFAVHVGPTLRQVRARTDVTVVSARSRYWPFLAGAVTRVPGLREFATWNLLLILRRCP